The Deltaproteobacteria bacterium genome includes a region encoding these proteins:
- a CDS encoding glycosyltransferase, whose amino-acid sequence MNSDNPLVSIIVRTKNRPKLLLRAISSIASQDYRPIEVVLVNDGGAQPDPEAVRQAASGATIEVVSHERSKGRAQAANAGLAKARGEFICFLDDDDEFLPDHVSTLAGVLKDLDFKVAYSDCQPVYTSYDADRRSFSDHRLKPMISVDPDPELLYHENYIPFICLMVTREALDKAGSLDTNFELYEDWDFVLRLSKLFSFYHVPRITALYRQWNRRGQMAFIGGRVAEDAYLKVVRKHHEEYSPAVLLRLYHEKKHVDNLLANREHKVSAGRRAILQLSGILKRKIALEREIVGEHRRTIEQPDHHIGQLNGKIEGLKAEIDGLLRTLDHNRNQMLRLQAERGELQAGLEAVYNTLGWKVLQKFQRVQNLLFPPGTIRGWPYQTAKKVLSTLMSGGVRLLIQRVRIKFRRASGRSKAAQRYVFSVPKLFDAFHEPLDVKLSIVIPTLNAGPEFEHVLQKTLAQKGLRGVELVVVDSGSTDETVRFASDAGAKVIQTKPEEFGHGRTRNLGAENATGEFLLFMTQDAIPAGEYAAYQMVKTLMDNPELAAAAGREIPRVDADMFACWQIANHRKSLDLNADSILTAEAARLPKLAPFEKRKIAQLNNIFCCLRKSDFDRFKFRAVEYAEDLDLGLRLLEGGRKLAYLHSVGVIHSHNRPPAYFFKRGFVDSYWLSDLLGYDAPDWKQQGFNSFGQFFRNNIPLLGAACALADAVGSDRNDSMQSVVRRLREIYRHGEQADETGLNAWDPVLHDMVRSLEDTVSRDGREDSPSNRPPYLLGPFEESLERFYAFMLHYSSLDGNLESVQTGIVKLAAVYLGAQLGAAAFYFKNMTRTPGTAQDKDIQAVGEVLKAGI is encoded by the coding sequence GTGAATTCCGACAACCCGTTAGTCTCTATCATCGTGCGGACCAAGAACAGACCTAAGTTGTTGCTTCGAGCCATATCCAGTATAGCAAGCCAAGACTATCGGCCCATCGAGGTGGTGCTGGTCAATGACGGGGGTGCACAACCCGATCCGGAAGCCGTCCGTCAAGCAGCGAGCGGCGCAACGATCGAGGTCGTATCCCACGAGCGCTCGAAAGGACGTGCCCAGGCGGCGAACGCAGGCCTGGCCAAAGCTCGGGGGGAGTTCATCTGTTTCTTGGACGACGACGATGAATTTCTGCCGGACCACGTTTCCACGTTGGCCGGAGTGCTCAAGGATCTGGATTTCAAAGTCGCGTATTCGGACTGCCAGCCTGTGTATACCTCCTACGATGCGGACCGACGCTCTTTCAGCGACCACCGCTTAAAACCGATGATTTCCGTCGATCCCGACCCCGAGTTGCTCTACCATGAAAACTATATTCCCTTCATCTGCCTGATGGTGACCAGAGAGGCTCTGGACAAAGCAGGTTCTTTGGACACGAACTTCGAGCTGTATGAAGATTGGGATTTCGTTTTACGGCTGTCCAAACTGTTTTCGTTTTACCACGTACCTCGGATAACGGCCCTCTATAGACAATGGAACCGTCGCGGGCAGATGGCATTCATCGGGGGGAGGGTCGCTGAAGACGCCTACCTGAAAGTGGTCCGCAAACACCATGAAGAGTACTCGCCTGCCGTGCTCCTCCGCCTGTATCACGAGAAAAAACATGTGGACAACCTGCTTGCGAATCGGGAGCACAAAGTGAGCGCAGGCCGGCGGGCCATCCTCCAATTATCCGGCATCCTGAAACGAAAAATCGCCCTCGAGCGGGAGATCGTTGGGGAGCATCGACGCACGATCGAACAGCCGGACCACCACATCGGACAGCTGAACGGCAAGATTGAAGGTCTCAAGGCGGAGATCGACGGATTGCTCAGAACCCTCGATCACAACCGAAACCAGATGCTCCGCCTGCAGGCGGAACGTGGCGAACTCCAGGCGGGATTGGAAGCCGTATACAACACGTTGGGATGGAAGGTGCTCCAGAAATTCCAGCGTGTCCAGAACCTGTTGTTTCCACCCGGCACCATCCGTGGATGGCCGTATCAGACCGCCAAGAAGGTGTTGAGTACCCTCATGTCCGGGGGAGTGCGGCTGCTGATTCAGCGCGTGCGGATCAAGTTTCGGCGGGCATCGGGACGGTCGAAGGCGGCCCAGAGGTACGTGTTTTCCGTACCCAAGCTATTTGACGCGTTTCATGAGCCTCTCGATGTGAAACTGTCTATCGTCATACCTACTCTGAACGCGGGGCCCGAGTTCGAACATGTCCTGCAGAAGACCCTGGCTCAGAAAGGCCTTCGCGGAGTGGAACTCGTCGTGGTGGATTCCGGATCCACGGACGAGACCGTGCGATTCGCCTCCGACGCCGGAGCAAAGGTGATACAGACAAAGCCGGAAGAGTTCGGCCACGGTCGCACGCGGAACCTGGGCGCGGAAAACGCCACGGGCGAGTTTCTCCTGTTCATGACCCAGGACGCCATACCGGCCGGAGAGTACGCGGCTTATCAGATGGTCAAGACCCTCATGGACAATCCCGAGCTGGCGGCTGCTGCCGGAAGGGAAATTCCGCGTGTGGACGCCGACATGTTCGCCTGCTGGCAAATCGCCAATCATCGGAAGTCGCTGGACCTCAACGCGGACTCCATCCTGACGGCCGAAGCGGCCAGGCTGCCCAAACTTGCTCCTTTCGAAAAGCGAAAGATCGCCCAGCTCAACAACATCTTCTGCTGCCTGCGCAAAAGCGATTTCGACCGGTTCAAGTTCCGTGCGGTGGAATACGCCGAAGATCTGGATCTGGGGCTGCGGTTGCTCGAAGGGGGTCGCAAACTGGCTTACCTTCATTCCGTGGGAGTGATCCATTCTCACAATCGGCCGCCTGCGTATTTTTTCAAAAGAGGTTTCGTGGACTCGTACTGGCTGAGCGACCTGTTGGGCTACGACGCGCCGGACTGGAAACAGCAGGGATTCAATTCGTTCGGTCAGTTCTTCAGAAACAACATCCCCCTGTTGGGCGCGGCCTGCGCCTTGGCCGACGCCGTTGGCAGCGACCGGAACGATTCCATGCAGTCCGTGGTGCGCAGGCTGCGGGAGATCTATCGTCATGGGGAACAGGCAGACGAAACCGGCCTGAACGCGTGGGATCCGGTCCTGCACGACATGGTCCGTTCGCTCGAGGACACGGTATCTCGGGACGGCCGCGAGGATTCACCTTCGAACCGGCCGCCGTATCTGCTGGGTCCTTTTGAAGAATCCCTCGAGCGGTTTTACGCATTTATGTTGCACTATTCGTCCCTCGACGGCAATCTGGAAAGCGTTCAAACCGGCATCGTGAAACTGGCCGCCGTATATCTGGGAGCCCAGTTGGGGGCGGCGGCCTTCTATTTCAAGAACATGACGAGAACTCCCGGAACGGCCCAGGACAAGGACATCCAGGCCGTCGGGGAGGTGTTGAAGGCCGGCATATGA
- a CDS encoding glycosyltransferase yields MVHNGFTQVLKNYMARLLVISTFEVYPRGGLLSGPAIRTLEIARALSRLGHEIVLAQAHRLPDAEDVKDHFRVVRWDEHNFESLCKDADAVFAAHYLGEFLYEKAKGVPIVIDLFDPEFMALLESGVLFRDRDEHFDRLSNVRANLDAALTAGDLFVCANDRQKDFYLGMLSLAGRITPETLPEQVLAVVPTGAPSDPPKRKGDLVLFRGGGLPGNWNIIICPGGLYPWFDSETPILALRKLINQYPDTALIFVGAKNPISPKFSEAGVETAEKLASELDLLHKHVFFHPWVAYEDRGILYLESDLAVISSKASHETTYSFRTRIIDCLWGGLPIVCTSGDSLCSTIEEAGAGRTVPPLDPDALALAMAEYIGNESARTEASKSSLHLARNTYSWDKSVEPIHEFLLRVKGPKHPTHHETRSTDRVTVGLDLKRQQRLLEQKSHSEFKVTAAEKRLRKLRKRLDLASRTVRNLTLEVESVRQRAEKAEATISYIHSGRGWRLLQTYFRFRDRFFPIVNVLRTPIRYVRTWGFLTAFRRLVRRPSVTAAPLLLEQYKARIRNGNANHVNAGRMRKEADSWAWKPLISIATPTYNTDPAFLSQAINSVRGQLYSNWELCLVDDGSTQTEVREVIRSAVESDPRIRCRFLPDNQGIVEASNACLSMCKGEFVAFLDHDDTLEPHALWDLKRFTGFGMGSL; encoded by the coding sequence ATGGTCCATAACGGTTTCACGCAGGTTCTGAAAAACTACATGGCTCGACTGCTCGTTATCAGTACGTTCGAAGTTTACCCCAGAGGAGGCCTTCTATCGGGACCGGCTATCCGCACCTTGGAAATAGCCCGCGCCCTTTCGCGCCTGGGCCACGAGATCGTCCTGGCTCAGGCCCATCGTTTGCCCGACGCCGAAGACGTCAAGGACCATTTTCGAGTGGTCCGGTGGGATGAACACAATTTCGAGTCGTTGTGCAAAGATGCCGACGCCGTTTTCGCGGCTCACTATTTAGGAGAATTCTTATACGAAAAGGCCAAGGGCGTTCCCATTGTCATCGATCTGTTTGATCCCGAGTTCATGGCGTTACTCGAGTCCGGGGTCCTGTTCCGGGACCGGGACGAACATTTCGATCGGCTGAGCAATGTACGAGCCAATCTGGATGCAGCCCTTACGGCGGGCGACCTGTTTGTATGCGCCAACGATCGCCAGAAAGACTTTTACCTGGGCATGCTCTCTCTGGCGGGCCGAATCACTCCCGAGACGCTGCCCGAGCAAGTTCTGGCCGTAGTGCCCACCGGCGCCCCTTCCGATCCTCCGAAAAGGAAAGGAGATCTGGTTCTCTTTCGCGGTGGCGGACTCCCCGGCAACTGGAACATCATTATCTGTCCGGGAGGTCTGTATCCGTGGTTTGATTCCGAAACGCCCATCCTGGCCCTGCGTAAACTGATCAATCAGTATCCCGACACCGCCCTTATATTCGTGGGCGCCAAGAATCCCATCTCGCCGAAATTTTCCGAAGCCGGGGTGGAAACGGCTGAAAAACTTGCGTCGGAATTGGATCTGCTGCACAAACACGTCTTTTTTCACCCCTGGGTGGCCTACGAGGACCGGGGGATCTTGTATCTCGAATCCGATCTTGCCGTCATCAGCTCGAAAGCCTCGCATGAAACCACCTATTCCTTCCGAACGCGTATCATCGATTGCTTGTGGGGCGGTTTACCCATTGTCTGCACTTCCGGGGACAGTCTGTGCAGTACCATCGAAGAAGCGGGAGCGGGGCGCACGGTGCCTCCCCTGGATCCCGACGCCCTCGCTTTGGCCATGGCCGAGTACATCGGAAACGAATCGGCTCGTACAGAGGCTTCAAAATCCTCCCTTCATCTGGCGCGCAATACCTATTCCTGGGATAAGAGCGTGGAGCCCATCCACGAATTCCTGCTACGCGTTAAGGGCCCGAAGCATCCGACGCATCATGAAACGCGATCGACGGATCGAGTCACCGTCGGACTCGATCTCAAGCGCCAGCAACGGTTACTCGAGCAAAAGAGCCATTCCGAATTCAAAGTCACAGCCGCAGAGAAGAGACTCCGAAAGCTTCGAAAGAGGCTCGATCTGGCTTCCCGAACGGTGCGCAACCTCACCCTGGAAGTGGAAAGCGTTCGACAACGGGCGGAGAAGGCGGAAGCCACCATCTCATACATCCATTCCGGCAGAGGTTGGCGGCTGCTGCAAACCTACTTTCGATTCCGAGACCGTTTTTTTCCGATAGTGAACGTCCTTCGAACCCCCATCCGGTACGTCCGGACCTGGGGATTCCTGACCGCCTTTCGCCGCCTTGTGAGACGGCCCAGTGTGACCGCCGCGCCGCTGCTTCTGGAGCAGTACAAAGCGAGGATCCGAAACGGCAACGCCAACCATGTCAACGCCGGACGGATGCGGAAAGAAGCGGACTCCTGGGCGTGGAAACCTCTGATCAGCATTGCTACTCCGACGTACAATACGGATCCGGCCTTTCTCTCCCAGGCCATCAATTCGGTGCGCGGACAATTGTATTCCAATTGGGAGCTGTGTCTGGTGGACGATGGTTCGACTCAAACGGAAGTCCGTGAGGTCATCCGATCCGCCGTCGAGTCGGACCCGAGAATCCGGTGCCGATTTCTTCCGGATAACCAGGGCATCGTGGAAGCATCCAACGCATGCCTGAGCATGTGCAAAGGGGAATTCGTCGCATTCCTCGATCATGACGACACGCTGGAACCGCACGCGCTCTGGGACTTGAAGAGATTCACGGGTTTCGGAATGGGTTCACTATAA
- a CDS encoding glycosyltransferase family 2 protein gives MEDTNRFSRKALSDALERRNLRGDVGFGAFFNFFRVKFDIGGRPKVSIIIPTRDQLPLLDKLLTSLREKSSWPNYEIIVVDNQSGPKTRAYLKHSSVKTLRAPYPFNFSLMMNQGAEAAGGEYLLFLNNDMEIIESEWLEALLQYAQLRGVGAVGAKLIYPDITIQHAGVVLGLSHNTVAGHIFQGLHSASPGYQGWINTVRNVSAVTAACMMTPRELFRDMGGFEPKLGVAFQDVDYCLRLVENGYRIVYTPYSCLIHYESVTRGRAPDRGEEVRYMHERWGRLIADDPCYNPNLTLIRPDATLRN, from the coding sequence ATGGAAGACACGAACCGGTTCAGCCGGAAGGCCCTCAGCGACGCCTTGGAACGACGGAATCTGCGCGGTGATGTGGGGTTCGGAGCGTTCTTTAATTTTTTCAGAGTAAAATTTGACATCGGGGGCCGGCCCAAGGTCTCCATCATCATCCCGACTCGAGATCAACTGCCTTTGTTGGACAAACTCCTCACGTCACTGAGGGAAAAAAGTTCCTGGCCCAATTACGAGATTATCGTAGTGGACAATCAGAGCGGCCCCAAGACACGCGCCTATCTGAAACACTCGAGCGTAAAGACCCTGAGGGCGCCCTATCCTTTCAATTTCTCGTTGATGATGAACCAGGGAGCAGAAGCAGCCGGAGGAGAATACTTGCTTTTTCTCAATAACGACATGGAGATCATCGAATCGGAATGGCTCGAAGCTCTTCTCCAGTATGCCCAGTTGAGAGGCGTCGGAGCCGTGGGAGCAAAACTGATCTACCCTGATATCACCATCCAACACGCCGGTGTGGTCCTCGGGCTCAGCCACAACACCGTAGCGGGTCATATATTTCAGGGGCTGCATAGCGCCAGCCCGGGATATCAGGGCTGGATCAACACCGTTCGAAATGTCAGCGCCGTAACCGCCGCCTGTATGATGACCCCCAGGGAACTATTCCGGGACATGGGCGGTTTCGAGCCCAAACTGGGCGTTGCTTTTCAGGACGTGGACTATTGCCTCCGTTTGGTGGAAAACGGTTACCGGATCGTATACACGCCTTATTCCTGTTTAATCCATTACGAATCGGTCACCCGGGGTCGGGCGCCGGACCGGGGGGAAGAGGTCCGATACATGCACGAACGCTGGGGACGCCTTATCGCCGATGACCCCTGCTACAACCCCAACCTGACCCTCATACGCCCGGATGCTACGCTGAGGAACTAA
- a CDS encoding glycosyltransferase family 2 protein translates to MVEPPEVSIVVPNFNGRTVLPHCLDSLEKQTCRSFETIVVDNGSWDGSVPYLQNRPGLRLLALPSNRGFAGGCNAGIRESRGRFIALLNNDAEAAPDWLEKLLDAAGDHPGADSFASMILRRNEGDTIDSAGDVYTIAGSAKKRGERQPRSSIFSRRRVVFGASACAGFYRRRYFDVAGCFDEDFFCYFEDVDLCFRAVLYGLTCLFVPDAVVYHRVSATKGEKSPFVTYHNSRNLEWVYLKNMPGRLMLKYLLPTVTLRLMAWAYWQKRRQGRTFLKAKWDAYRALGSVWIKRKQIQSKRVRTPSQVDRLLEKHWIRAHLQGRR, encoded by the coding sequence ATGGTCGAGCCGCCCGAAGTCAGCATCGTCGTACCGAACTTCAACGGACGGACGGTGCTCCCGCATTGTTTGGACAGTTTGGAGAAGCAGACCTGCCGTTCCTTCGAGACCATTGTTGTGGATAACGGTTCCTGGGACGGAAGCGTTCCCTACCTGCAAAACAGACCCGGTCTCCGGCTGCTGGCCCTGCCGAGCAATCGTGGCTTCGCCGGCGGTTGTAACGCGGGTATTCGGGAATCCAGAGGCCGCTTTATCGCGCTGTTGAATAACGACGCCGAGGCTGCGCCCGACTGGCTGGAAAAGCTTCTTGACGCGGCCGGAGATCATCCCGGGGCGGACTCGTTTGCGTCCATGATTCTCCGCCGGAACGAAGGCGACACCATCGACAGCGCCGGAGACGTGTACACCATCGCGGGCTCCGCCAAGAAACGGGGGGAGCGTCAACCCCGTAGCTCGATCTTCTCCCGCCGCCGGGTCGTATTCGGCGCCAGCGCATGCGCCGGATTTTATCGCCGCCGGTACTTCGACGTTGCCGGCTGCTTCGACGAGGATTTCTTCTGCTACTTCGAGGACGTGGACCTCTGCTTCAGGGCCGTGCTGTACGGCTTGACCTGCCTCTTTGTTCCCGACGCGGTAGTGTACCACCGGGTGAGCGCCACCAAGGGCGAGAAATCACCTTTCGTCACCTACCACAACAGCCGGAACCTCGAGTGGGTGTACCTGAAAAACATGCCCGGTCGTCTGATGCTGAAATACCTGCTGCCGACCGTGACGTTGCGCTTGATGGCATGGGCGTATTGGCAGAAGCGGAGACAGGGCCGCACGTTCCTAAAAGCCAAATGGGATGCGTATCGCGCTCTCGGCTCCGTCTGGATCAAGCGAAAACAGATCCAATCCAAGCGGGTTCGAACGCCTTCCCAGGTGGACCGCCTGCTGGAAAAACACTGGATCCGGGCTCACCTTCAAGGGCGGAGATAA